One window from the genome of Metabacillus flavus encodes:
- the cidR gene encoding cidABC operon transcriptional activator CidR, protein MDIKHLQYFIEVVKFKSFTRAANHLFITQPTISKMIKNLEEDLGVTLFERSRKKLVLTDAGQVIYEQAKSIDQAFRNLQLELDDLLNLKKGVIRLGLPPIIDTGFFPKMIGSFHEKYPNITFHLVEDGSKKIEEEVAAGGLHAGVVVLPANEDEFECLSYMKEDFRVVLHPDHPLAARDEIELSELAIEPFILFNKDFVLHDRILSACNRAGFHPKVVSESSQWEFIEEMAACKLGVALFPESICCHLSDKVRSVKIVNPSMGWHLAVIWRKDHYLPYAAREWLQYAQKQLNQH, encoded by the coding sequence ATGGATATCAAGCATCTGCAATATTTTATTGAAGTCGTTAAATTCAAAAGCTTTACACGAGCGGCCAATCACTTGTTCATCACCCAGCCAACCATCAGCAAGATGATCAAAAATCTTGAGGAGGATTTGGGAGTAACGCTATTTGAGCGTTCCCGCAAAAAACTCGTTTTGACGGATGCCGGTCAGGTCATTTATGAGCAGGCGAAGTCGATTGATCAAGCTTTCCGCAATCTTCAGCTGGAGCTTGACGATTTGCTCAACCTGAAAAAAGGAGTCATCCGGCTCGGCCTTCCACCCATTATTGACACTGGCTTTTTCCCTAAAATGATCGGATCTTTTCATGAAAAATACCCGAATATCACCTTCCACCTTGTGGAGGATGGCTCTAAAAAAATCGAAGAAGAGGTAGCAGCCGGAGGTCTCCATGCAGGGGTCGTTGTCCTGCCGGCAAATGAAGATGAATTTGAGTGTCTATCCTATATGAAAGAGGATTTCCGGGTCGTTCTGCACCCTGATCACCCGCTTGCTGCCCGGGATGAAATTGAGCTTTCAGAGCTTGCAATTGAACCCTTTATACTTTTTAATAAGGATTTTGTTCTTCATGACCGCATCCTTTCTGCATGCAATCGTGCGGGCTTCCATCCAAAGGTTGTATCGGAGAGCTCCCAGTGGGAGTTTATTGAGGAGATGGCTGCCTGCAAGCTTGGAGTTGCCTTATTTCCCGAGAGTATTTGCTGTCACCTCTCAGACAAAGTACGTTCTGTAAAAATCGTAAACCCATCAATGGGCTGGCACCTTGCAGTTATTTGGAGAAAAGACCACTATCTTCCCTATGCAGCAAGAGAATGGCTGCAATACGCCCAGAAGCAATTAAATCAGCATTAA
- a CDS encoding acyl-CoA thioesterase: protein MEAKRAKESRIVNTDQVLTCDLNNYNTLFGGVLMKKLDSCATLSARRHARAKECVTASTDSIDFLCPIHQTDSVCIESFVSYTGKTSMEIFCKVIAEDMIKGERRIAATAFLTFVALDENKRPLEVPAVIPETEEETFLYETANERAEMRKLRRTKSRELAKNITLSKPWDH from the coding sequence ATGGAAGCAAAACGAGCGAAAGAAAGCCGCATCGTAAATACAGATCAAGTATTAACGTGCGATTTAAATAACTACAACACGTTATTCGGCGGTGTACTGATGAAAAAGCTGGATAGCTGTGCCACCTTATCAGCAAGACGGCACGCACGGGCAAAAGAGTGTGTGACCGCCTCAACAGACTCGATCGATTTTCTGTGCCCTATTCATCAAACCGATTCGGTCTGCATTGAGTCTTTTGTTTCCTATACAGGAAAAACATCAATGGAAATCTTCTGCAAGGTGATCGCCGAGGATATGATTAAAGGAGAACGCCGTATCGCAGCGACTGCGTTTCTAACCTTCGTTGCTTTGGATGAAAACAAGCGGCCCCTTGAAGTACCCGCTGTTATTCCGGAAACAGAAGAAGAGACTTTCCTTTATGAAACCGCGAATGAACGGGCTGAAATGAGAAAGCTAAGAAGAACGAAGAGCAGGGAGCTTGCCAAAAATATTACCCTTAGCAAGCCATGGGATCATTAA